The following proteins are encoded in a genomic region of Mustela erminea isolate mMusErm1 chromosome 3, mMusErm1.Pri, whole genome shotgun sequence:
- the GCSAML gene encoding germinal center-associated signaling and motility-like protein, which yields MGTLLCGTNPDFQMQQHIHKKKSDDTYIMNLRRTWKRLMLAAHAYFAIENPADVSVLTSRNTGKDVSSTSNQENENGSEELCYSIISHRSCRRPSLSANDDGYENIDSTTKRVKPFRNGSETEYALVKMTCVIRPSSCTLEHDYELVLPH from the exons ATGGGAACCCTTTTATGTGGCACCAACCCTGATTTCCAAATGCAACAGCATAtccacaaaaagaaaagtgatgacACCTACATCATGAATCTGAGGAGAACATGGAAGAGGCTGATGCTGGCAGCTCATGCCTATTTTGCCATTGAAAACCCAGCTGATGTCAGTGTCTTAACATCCAGGAATACTG gTAAAGATGTTTCATCTACTTCTAATcag GAAAATGAGAATGGTTCTGAGGAACTGTGCTACTCCATCATTAGTCACAGATCTTGTCGGAGGCCCTCCCTGAGCGCCAATGATGATGGTTATGAGAATATTGACTCTACCACAAAAAGAGTGAAACCATTTAGAAATGGGTCAGAAACAGAATATGCCCTTGTTAAGATGACTTGTGTTATTAGGCCTTCTTCCTGTACCCTCGAACATGATTATGAACTTGTGCTTCCCCACTAG